From Variovorax sp. PMC12, the proteins below share one genomic window:
- the aceE gene encoding pyruvate dehydrogenase (acetyl-transferring), homodimeric type, which yields MSANPENLFGSAANDADAQETREWMDALSSVIQSEGPERAHFLLEQLLEHARQNTVDMPFSANTGYVNTIEPSQEARSPGNLEIEQRLRAYMRWNAMAMVVKANRHHPAEGGDLGGHIGSFASLASMFGAGFNHFWHAESENHGGDLLYIQGHVSPGIYARAYLEGRLSEEQLLNFRQEVDGKGLSSYPHPKLMPEFWQFPTVSMGLGPLMAIYQARFLKYLHARGIANTENRKVWVFCGDGEMDEVESLGAIGLAARENLDNLIFVINCNLQRLDGPVRGNGKIIQELEGEFRGANWNVVKLIWGKGWDALLEKDHDGALRKIMMECNDGDYQSFKANDGAYVRKNFFGRDPRTLKMVEHMTDDEVWNLQRGGHDSQKVYAAFHAAQNHKGQPTVLLVKTVKGFGMGKIGEGKNTVHQTKKLGDEDIKAFRDRFNIPIPDSQIAELPFYKPADDTPEMRYLHERRKALGGYLPHRRVKADESFTVPSLDTFKAVMEPTAEGREISTTQAYVRFLTQLLRDKALGPRVVPILVDEARTFGMEGLFRQIGIYNPHGQQYTPVDKDQVMYYKEDKAGQILQEGINEAGGMSSWIAAATSYSTNNRIMVPFYVYYSMFGFQRIGDLAWAAGDMQARGFLLGGTSGRTTLNGEGLQHEDGHSHILANTIPNCVSYDPTFAHEVGVILHHGLKRMVEKQDNVYYYLTLLNENYAMPGLQPGTEEQIIKGMYLSKQGPAIKASKGKEAPTVQLLGSGTILRESFAAQELLEKDWGVSASVWSCPSFNELTRDGQDADRWNLLHPDQTPRVPFVAEQLAPTAGPVVASTDYMKAYAEQIRPFIPKGRTYKVLGTDGFGRSDFRNKLREHFEINRHYIVVAALKALSEDGTVPVAKVVEAIKKYGINVDKVNPLYA from the coding sequence ATGTCGGCAAATCCCGAGAACCTGTTCGGCTCGGCCGCGAATGACGCGGACGCCCAGGAGACCCGCGAATGGATGGATGCACTGTCCTCCGTCATCCAGAGCGAGGGTCCCGAGCGGGCCCACTTCCTTCTCGAGCAACTGCTCGAACATGCCCGCCAGAACACGGTCGACATGCCGTTCTCGGCCAACACGGGCTACGTCAACACCATCGAGCCTTCGCAGGAGGCTCGCAGCCCCGGCAACCTCGAAATCGAACAGCGCCTGCGCGCCTACATGCGCTGGAACGCGATGGCCATGGTGGTCAAGGCCAACCGCCACCATCCGGCCGAAGGCGGTGACCTGGGCGGCCACATCGGCTCCTTCGCCTCGCTGGCAAGCATGTTCGGCGCCGGCTTCAACCACTTCTGGCACGCCGAGAGCGAAAACCACGGCGGCGACCTGCTCTACATCCAGGGCCACGTTTCGCCCGGCATCTATGCTCGCGCCTACCTCGAAGGCCGCCTCTCCGAAGAGCAACTGCTCAACTTCCGCCAGGAAGTCGACGGCAAGGGCCTGTCGAGCTACCCGCACCCCAAGCTGATGCCGGAGTTCTGGCAGTTCCCCACCGTCTCGATGGGCCTGGGCCCGCTGATGGCGATCTACCAGGCGCGCTTCCTCAAGTACCTGCATGCACGCGGCATCGCCAACACCGAAAACCGCAAGGTCTGGGTGTTCTGCGGCGACGGAGAAATGGACGAGGTCGAATCGCTGGGCGCCATCGGCCTGGCGGCGCGCGAGAACCTCGACAACCTGATCTTCGTCATCAACTGCAACCTGCAGCGCCTGGACGGCCCGGTGCGCGGCAACGGCAAGATCATCCAGGAGCTCGAGGGCGAGTTCCGCGGCGCCAACTGGAACGTCGTGAAGCTCATCTGGGGCAAGGGCTGGGACGCCCTGCTCGAGAAGGACCATGACGGCGCGCTGCGCAAGATCATGATGGAGTGCAACGACGGCGACTACCAGTCGTTCAAGGCCAACGACGGCGCCTACGTGCGCAAGAACTTCTTCGGCCGCGATCCGCGCACGCTGAAGATGGTCGAGCACATGACCGACGACGAGGTCTGGAACCTGCAGCGCGGCGGCCACGACTCGCAGAAGGTGTACGCCGCCTTCCACGCCGCCCAGAACCACAAGGGCCAGCCCACCGTGCTGCTCGTCAAGACCGTCAAGGGCTTCGGCATGGGCAAGATCGGCGAAGGCAAGAACACGGTCCACCAGACCAAGAAACTTGGCGACGAAGACATCAAGGCCTTCCGCGACCGCTTCAACATCCCGATTCCCGACAGCCAGATCGCCGAGCTGCCGTTCTACAAGCCGGCCGACGACACGCCGGAAATGCGCTACCTGCACGAGCGCCGCAAAGCCCTCGGCGGCTACCTGCCGCACCGCCGCGTCAAGGCCGACGAGAGCTTCACGGTCCCGTCGCTCGACACCTTCAAGGCGGTGATGGAGCCCACGGCCGAGGGCCGCGAGATCTCGACCACGCAAGCCTACGTGCGCTTCCTCACGCAGCTGCTGCGCGACAAGGCGCTGGGCCCGCGCGTGGTGCCCATCCTGGTGGACGAGGCCCGCACCTTCGGCATGGAAGGCCTGTTCCGCCAGATCGGCATCTACAACCCGCACGGTCAGCAGTACACCCCGGTCGACAAGGACCAGGTCATGTACTACAAGGAAGACAAGGCCGGCCAGATCCTGCAGGAAGGCATCAACGAAGCCGGCGGCATGTCGAGCTGGATCGCGGCGGCCACGTCGTACAGCACGAACAACCGCATCATGGTGCCGTTCTATGTGTACTACTCGATGTTCGGCTTCCAGCGCATCGGCGACCTGGCTTGGGCGGCCGGCGACATGCAGGCCCGCGGCTTCCTGCTGGGCGGCACCTCGGGGCGCACCACGCTGAACGGCGAAGGCCTGCAGCACGAAGACGGCCACAGCCACATCCTGGCCAACACCATCCCGAACTGCGTGAGCTACGACCCGACCTTCGCGCATGAAGTCGGCGTGATCCTGCACCACGGCCTCAAGCGCATGGTCGAGAAGCAGGACAACGTCTACTACTACCTGACGCTGCTCAACGAGAACTACGCGATGCCCGGCCTGCAGCCCGGCACCGAAGAGCAGATCATCAAGGGCATGTACCTGTCGAAGCAGGGCCCCGCGATCAAGGCGTCCAAGGGCAAGGAAGCACCCACGGTGCAACTGCTGGGCAGCGGCACCATCCTGCGCGAGAGCTTCGCCGCGCAAGAGCTGCTCGAGAAGGACTGGGGCGTGTCGGCTTCCGTTTGGAGCTGCCCGAGCTTCAACGAGCTGACCCGCGACGGCCAGGACGCCGACCGCTGGAACCTGCTGCACCCCGACCAGACGCCGCGCGTGCCCTTCGTGGCCGAGCAGCTCGCGCCCACTGCAGGCCCGGTGGTCGCATCGACCGACTACATGAAGGCCTATGCCGAGCAGATCCGTCCCTTCATCCCGAAGGGCCGCACCTACAAGGTGCTCGGCACCGACGGCTTCGGCCGCAGCGACTTCCGCAACAAGCTGCGCGAGCACTTCGAGATCAACCGCCACTACATCGTGGTGGCTGCGCTCAAGGCGCTGAGCGAAGACGGCACCGTGCCCGTGGCCAAGGTGGTGGAAGCGATCAAGAAGTACGGCATCAATGTCGACAAGGTCAACCCGCTTTACGCCTGA
- the aceF gene encoding dihydrolipoyllysine-residue acetyltransferase: protein MAAVEVKVPDIGDFDEVAVIEVLVKVGDTVKAEQSLITVESDKASMEIPSSTAGVVKELKVEVGSKVKEGSVVLVLEADGAGAAAPAPAAAPAAAAPAPAPAPAAAAPAPAAAPAAASGPVEVKVPDIGDFKDVAVIELLVKVGDTVKAEQSLITVESDKASMEIPSSAAGVLKELKVKVGDTVNIGDLIAVLEGTAAAAPAPAQAAAAAPAAATASAPAPAPSAAAPAPAASPAAAAAAAPHDPTVAPTGKLPHASPSVRKFARELGVPLEEVKGSGLKGRITQEDIQSFTKAVMSGQVSTKASAAKAPAGGAGDGAALGLIPWPKVDFTKFGTVERKDLSRIKKLSGANLHRNWVMIPHVTNNDEADITELEAFRVSTNKENEKSGVKVTMLAFVIKAVVAALKKFPEFNTSLDGDQLVYKQYYNIGFAADTPNGLVVPVLKDADKKGILQISAEMGELAKKARDGKLGSADMQGGCFSISSLGGIGGTHFTPIINAPEVAILGLSKSAMKPVWDGKQFVPRLTLPMSLSYDHRVIDGALAARFNAYLGQVLADYRRILL, encoded by the coding sequence ATGGCAGCAGTGGAAGTCAAGGTGCCGGACATCGGCGATTTCGATGAAGTCGCGGTGATCGAGGTGCTTGTGAAGGTGGGCGACACGGTCAAGGCCGAGCAGTCGCTCATCACGGTGGAATCGGACAAGGCGTCGATGGAAATCCCGTCGTCCACGGCCGGTGTGGTCAAGGAACTGAAGGTCGAGGTCGGCAGCAAGGTGAAGGAGGGCTCGGTGGTGCTCGTGCTGGAGGCCGATGGAGCGGGTGCCGCTGCACCGGCTCCGGCTGCGGCTCCTGCCGCCGCTGCGCCCGCACCTGCGCCGGCGCCCGCTGCGGCTGCGCCGGCACCTGCCGCCGCGCCTGCAGCGGCGTCGGGTCCGGTCGAGGTCAAGGTGCCCGACATCGGCGATTTCAAGGACGTGGCGGTCATCGAGCTGCTCGTGAAGGTCGGCGACACGGTCAAGGCCGAGCAGTCGCTCATCACGGTGGAGTCGGACAAGGCCTCGATGGAGATTCCGTCGTCGGCGGCCGGCGTGCTCAAGGAACTCAAGGTCAAGGTCGGCGACACCGTCAACATCGGCGACCTGATCGCCGTGCTCGAAGGCACGGCTGCCGCGGCCCCGGCGCCCGCGCAGGCCGCTGCTGCCGCGCCTGCTGCGGCAACCGCCAGCGCACCCGCGCCCGCGCCATCCGCCGCAGCCCCGGCGCCCGCCGCGAGCCCTGCTGCTGCTGCTGCCGCCGCACCGCACGACCCGACCGTCGCGCCCACCGGCAAGCTGCCGCACGCGTCCCCGTCGGTGCGCAAGTTCGCCCGCGAACTCGGCGTGCCGCTCGAAGAGGTCAAGGGTTCCGGCCTCAAGGGCCGCATCACGCAGGAAGACATTCAGAGCTTCACCAAGGCCGTGATGAGCGGCCAGGTCAGCACCAAGGCTTCCGCGGCCAAGGCGCCGGCTGGTGGCGCCGGCGACGGTGCGGCCCTGGGCCTCATTCCATGGCCGAAGGTCGACTTCACCAAGTTCGGCACGGTCGAGCGCAAGGACCTCTCGCGCATCAAGAAGCTCAGCGGCGCCAACCTGCACCGCAACTGGGTGATGATCCCGCACGTCACCAACAACGACGAAGCAGACATCACCGAGCTCGAGGCCTTCCGCGTCTCCACCAACAAGGAGAACGAGAAGTCCGGTGTCAAGGTCACGATGCTGGCCTTCGTCATCAAGGCGGTGGTCGCGGCGCTGAAGAAATTCCCCGAGTTCAATACCAGCCTGGATGGCGACCAGCTCGTCTACAAGCAGTACTACAACATCGGCTTCGCGGCGGACACGCCCAACGGCCTGGTGGTGCCGGTGCTGAAGGATGCCGACAAGAAGGGCATCCTGCAGATCAGCGCCGAGATGGGCGAACTGGCCAAGAAGGCGCGCGACGGCAAGCTCGGCTCGGCCGACATGCAGGGCGGCTGCTTCTCGATCAGCTCGCTCGGCGGCATCGGCGGCACGCACTTCACGCCCATCATCAACGCTCCGGAAGTGGCCATCCTCGGCCTGTCGAAGAGCGCGATGAAGCCGGTGTGGGACGGCAAGCAGTTCGTGCCGCGCCTGACGCTGCCGATGTCGCTGTCCTATGACCACCGCGTGATCGACGGCGCCCTGGCTGCGCGTTTCAACGCCTACCTGGGCCAGGTGCTCGCGGACTATCGCCGTATCCTGCTATGA
- a CDS encoding MFS transporter produces the protein MTTVVAVRKGGQVTMAADSLVTFGDTRLSHRAEANQKIFTVEDAAGTSLFAMAGAAAHFLVLQHALAVQPREKLLFGSKHEIFRTFTMLHPVLKDSFFMQTKEDDHEPYESSQFTMLMANPSGIYGIYSYREVFEFKEFWAIGSGRSFALGAMHAAYDIKSRTSRDVAEAGIAAACEFDRNSAPPVDVLTLKLKVSK, from the coding sequence ATGACCACGGTTGTGGCCGTCCGCAAGGGTGGCCAGGTCACGATGGCAGCCGATTCTCTGGTGACCTTCGGCGACACGCGTCTTTCGCACCGCGCCGAGGCCAACCAGAAGATCTTCACCGTCGAGGACGCGGCGGGCACCAGCCTGTTCGCGATGGCCGGCGCGGCCGCGCACTTCCTGGTGCTGCAGCATGCGCTGGCCGTGCAACCGCGCGAGAAGCTGCTGTTCGGCAGCAAGCACGAGATCTTCCGTACCTTCACGATGCTGCATCCGGTGCTGAAGGACTCGTTCTTCATGCAGACCAAGGAAGACGACCACGAGCCCTACGAGTCGAGCCAGTTCACGATGCTGATGGCCAACCCGAGCGGCATCTACGGCATCTACAGCTACCGCGAGGTGTTCGAGTTCAAGGAGTTCTGGGCCATCGGCTCGGGACGCAGCTTTGCGCTCGGCGCCATGCACGCGGCCTATGACATCAAGTCGCGCACCTCGCGCGACGTGGCGGAGGCGGGCATTGCCGCCGCCTGCGAATTCGATCGCAATTCGGCCCCACCGGTCGACGTTCTCACACTCAAACTGAAAGTGTCCAAATGA
- the lpdA gene encoding dihydrolipoyl dehydrogenase — protein sequence MSEQQIKVPDIGDFDEVAVIEVLVNVGDTVKAEQSLITVESDKASMEIPSSAAGVVKALAVKVGDKVKEGSVVLTLEVDGAAAAAPAAAAPAPAAAAAPSAAPAPKAAPAPAPASAAVAVSSYGGKVDVECDVVVLGAGPGGYSAAFRAADLGLKVVLIERYATLGGVCLNVGCIPSKALLHVASVMDEVKHFADLGVSFAAPTVDRAKLLGHKNKVVGKLTSGLTAMAKMRKVTVLRGVGNFIDPYHLEVDETSGTSWDTTGSKQTVKFRNAIIAAGSQAVSLPFMPKDPRVVDSTGALEMGTDPKRMLILGGGIIGLEMGTVYSTLGARLDVVEMLDGLMQGADRDLVKVWQKMNAPRFDNIMLKTKTVGAEATKEGIKVSFEGENAPKEPQVYDLVLQAVGRSPNGKKIGAEKAGVTVSDRGFIPVDIQMRTNVPHIFAIGDIVGQPMLAHKAVHEAHVAAEVIAGEQKGDKELSSAAFNARVIPSVAYTDPEVAWVGLTEDQAKTEGIKVKKGHFPWSASGRAIANGRDEGFTKLLFDAETHRILGGGIVGTHAGDMLGEIALAIEMGADEIDIGKTIHPHPTLGESIGMAAEVAHGTCTDLPPARKS from the coding sequence ATGAGCGAACAACAAATCAAGGTGCCCGACATCGGCGACTTCGACGAAGTCGCGGTGATCGAGGTGCTGGTCAATGTCGGAGACACGGTCAAGGCCGAGCAGTCGCTGATCACGGTCGAATCGGACAAGGCCTCGATGGAGATTCCGTCGTCCGCCGCCGGCGTGGTGAAGGCGCTGGCCGTGAAGGTGGGCGACAAGGTCAAGGAAGGCTCTGTCGTGCTGACGCTGGAAGTCGACGGCGCCGCCGCGGCCGCCCCCGCTGCCGCAGCACCGGCTCCCGCTGCCGCCGCCGCACCCAGTGCAGCCCCCGCGCCCAAGGCCGCACCGGCGCCGGCCCCCGCTTCGGCGGCCGTGGCCGTGTCGAGCTACGGCGGCAAGGTCGATGTCGAATGCGACGTGGTCGTGCTCGGCGCAGGCCCCGGCGGCTATTCGGCAGCCTTCCGCGCGGCCGACCTCGGCCTGAAGGTCGTGCTGATCGAGCGGTACGCCACCCTCGGCGGCGTGTGCCTGAATGTCGGCTGCATCCCGTCGAAGGCGCTGCTGCACGTGGCGTCGGTCATGGACGAGGTCAAGCACTTCGCGGACCTGGGCGTGAGCTTTGCCGCTCCCACGGTCGACCGCGCCAAGCTGCTGGGCCACAAGAACAAGGTGGTGGGCAAGCTCACCAGCGGCCTCACGGCCATGGCCAAGATGCGCAAGGTGACGGTGCTGCGCGGCGTCGGCAATTTCATCGACCCGTACCACCTGGAGGTCGACGAAACCTCGGGCACCAGCTGGGACACCACGGGCAGCAAGCAGACCGTCAAGTTCCGCAACGCCATCATCGCGGCCGGCTCGCAGGCCGTGAGCCTGCCCTTCATGCCGAAGGACCCGCGCGTGGTCGACTCGACCGGCGCGCTCGAGATGGGCACCGACCCCAAGCGCATGCTGATCCTGGGCGGCGGCATCATCGGCCTGGAGATGGGCACGGTGTATTCGACGCTGGGCGCACGCCTGGACGTGGTCGAAATGCTCGACGGCCTGATGCAGGGCGCCGACCGCGACCTGGTCAAGGTCTGGCAGAAGATGAATGCGCCGCGCTTCGACAACATCATGCTGAAGACGAAGACGGTCGGCGCCGAGGCCACGAAGGAAGGCATCAAGGTCAGCTTCGAGGGCGAGAACGCGCCGAAGGAGCCGCAGGTGTACGACCTGGTGCTGCAGGCCGTGGGCCGCAGCCCCAACGGCAAGAAGATCGGCGCCGAGAAGGCCGGCGTCACGGTGAGCGACCGCGGCTTCATACCGGTCGACATCCAGATGCGCACCAACGTGCCGCACATCTTCGCCATCGGCGACATCGTGGGCCAGCCCATGCTGGCGCACAAGGCGGTGCACGAGGCACACGTGGCGGCCGAAGTGATCGCAGGCGAGCAGAAGGGCGACAAGGAGCTGTCCAGCGCCGCCTTCAACGCCCGGGTGATCCCGAGCGTGGCCTACACCGACCCCGAGGTGGCGTGGGTCGGCCTGACCGAGGACCAGGCCAAGACCGAGGGCATCAAGGTCAAGAAGGGGCACTTCCCGTGGTCGGCATCGGGCCGCGCCATCGCCAACGGCCGCGACGAGGGCTTCACCAAGCTGCTGTTCGACGCCGAGACGCACCGCATCCTGGGCGGCGGCATCGTTGGCACGCACGCCGGCGACATGCTCGGCGAGATTGCACTCGCCATCGAGATGGGCGCCGACGAAATCGACATCGGCAAGACCATCCACCCGCACCCGACGCTGGGCGAAAGCATCGGCATGGCGGCGGAAGTGGCGCACGGCACCTGCACCGACCTGCCGCCGGCCCGCAAGAGCTGA
- a CDS encoding C40 family peptidase, whose translation MRFFVLPVSLLLAVAAHAAPQQDRSDDEMARMLADKGLIGQLQQVRQTVSERTSDLVVTAIGFLGVPYRRGGNTAEAGFDCSGFVRAMYNQTVGHMLPRRAEEQAAATEKIDREQLKPGDLVFFNTMRRAFSHVGIYVGEGKFIHSPRSGAQVRVEDMNGSYWQRRFDGARRVLAGPTDEVKAAAVAHTGN comes from the coding sequence ATGCGTTTTTTCGTCCTACCCGTGTCCCTCCTGCTTGCCGTCGCTGCCCACGCAGCCCCTCAACAGGACCGATCTGACGACGAGATGGCCCGCATGCTTGCAGACAAAGGCCTGATCGGCCAGCTGCAGCAGGTGCGTCAAACAGTCTCCGAACGAACCTCCGACCTCGTGGTCACTGCCATCGGCTTCCTCGGCGTGCCTTATCGCCGCGGCGGCAACACGGCGGAAGCAGGCTTCGATTGCAGCGGCTTCGTTCGTGCCATGTACAACCAGACGGTGGGCCACATGCTCCCCCGTCGTGCCGAAGAGCAGGCAGCCGCCACCGAGAAGATCGACCGCGAGCAGCTCAAGCCCGGCGACCTCGTGTTCTTCAACACCATGCGCCGCGCCTTCAGCCATGTCGGCATCTATGTCGGCGAAGGCAAGTTCATCCACTCGCCCCGCTCCGGCGCCCAGGTTCGCGTGGAAGACATGAACGGCAGCTACTGGCAGCGCCGCTTCGACGGTGCCCGCCGCGTGCTGGCCGGCCCCACGGACGAAGTGAAGGCGGCAGCCGTCGCACACACCGGCAACTGA